Proteins encoded within one genomic window of Episyrphus balteatus chromosome 1, idEpiBalt1.1, whole genome shotgun sequence:
- the LOC129911891 gene encoding acanthoscurrin-2-like yields the protein MRSSLTFAIVFLVLACLKVNAEEEQGSRAKRQLGLNLSLGRGGAGGGGLGGGIGGNSGIGTGGRPQSSPFGGGLGGGIGGSSGIGGGGWGR from the coding sequence atGCGTTCTTCCTTAACTTTTGCTATCGTATTTTTGGTCCTGGCATGTCTTAAAGTTAATGCTGAAGAGGAACAAGGCTCTCGAGCAAAGAGGCAATTAGGATTGAATTTGAGTCTCGGCCGCGGAGGTGCTGGTGGCGGAGGACTTGGCGGAGGAATTGGTGGCAACTCTGGAATCGGTACTGGAGGCCGTCCTCAGAGCAGCCCATTTGGTGGTGGTCTTGGTGGTGGCATTGGTGGTAGCTCTGGAATTGGTGGCGGTGGTTGGGGCCGTTAA
- the LOC129911885 gene encoding probable H/ACA ribonucleoprotein complex subunit 1, translating into MRSFLTFAMIFLVLACLQANSEGGRVKRQQQQQEQTQPQPQPERPLLTLNVFYDGEPGALGGLAGGQGQGGQGQGGQGQGGQGGQGQQGGQGGLGGLGGLGSGFGR; encoded by the coding sequence aTGCGTTCGTTTTTGACATTTGCTATGATCTTTTTGGTCCTTGCATGCCTTCAAGCAAATTCAGAAGGTGGTCGTGTTAAgaggcaacaacaacaacaagaacaaacGCAACCACAACCACAACCGGAACGACCCTTACTTactttaaatgtattttatgaTGGTGAACCTGGTGCACTTGGTGGATTAGCTGGTGGTCAAGGACAAGGTGGACAAGGACAAGGCGGACAAGGACAAGGTGGACAAGGAGGTCAAGGGCAACAAGGCGGTCAGGGAGGACTTGGTGGACTCGGAGGTTTGGGATCAGGATTTGGCCGTTAA
- the LOC129911880 gene encoding probable H/ACA ribonucleoprotein complex subunit 1 produces MRSFFTFAMLFLILACLQVNSEGARVKRQQQQQQQTQPQPQPQTQPEQPVLTLNLFYDGEPGGLGGLAGGQGQGGQGQGGQGQQGGQGQQGGQGGLGGLGGLGSGFGR; encoded by the coding sequence ATGCGTTCGTTTTTTACTTTTGCTATGCTCTTCTTGATCCTTGCATGCCTTCAAGTAAATTCAGAAGGTGCTCGTGTTAAGaggcaacagcaacaacaacagcaaacgCAACCGCAACCGCAACCTCAAACACAACCGGAACAACCCGTACttactttaaatttattttatgatgGTGAACCTGGTGGACTTGGTGGATTAGCTGGTGGTCAAGGACAAGGTGGACAAGGACAAGGCGGACAGGGACAACAAGGTGGTCAGGGACAACAAGGCGGTCAGGGAGGACTTGGTGGGCTCGGAGGTTTGGGATCAGGATTTGGCCGTTAA
- the LOC129911900 gene encoding acanthoscurrin-2-like: MRFFFTFAIVFLVLACLQVNAEEKQGSRSKRQLGLNLSLGRGGAGGGGLGGGIGGNSGIGTGGRPQSSPFGGGLGGGIGGSSGIGGGGWGR, translated from the coding sequence atgcgttttttctttacttttgctaTTGTATTTTTGGTCCTGGCGTGTCTTCAAGTTAATGCTGAAGAAAAACAAGGCTCCCGATCAAAGAGACAATTAGGATTGAATTTGAGTCTTGGCCGTGGAGGTGCTGGTGGCGGAGGACTTGGCGGAGGAATTGGTGGCAACTCTGGAATCGGTACTGGAGGTCGTCCTCAGAGCAGCCCATTTGGTGGTGGTCTTGGTGGTGGCATTGGTGGTAGCTCTGGAATCGGTGGCGGTGGTTGGGGCCGTTAA
- the LOC129911908 gene encoding ATP-dependent RNA helicase glh-2-like: MRFVLTVFVLILAYFQFQVNAKDDPRPKRQIGLGLQLFYGGGGQNGQNGFGGGQGGTIGGNQGGFGGISSGFGNPQNGYGNGQAGPGNGQTGFGNGQVGLGNGQVGLGNGQVANGQGGFGSGQAGFGTAQSGFSTGQAGFGPGNSGFGNGQTGFGPGQSGLGTGQNGFGAGQNGFNNGGFGQGNGFPWGLGGLGFGR; this comes from the coding sequence atgcgTTTTGTCTTGACTGTCTTTGTTTTAATCCTGGCATATTTCCAGTTCCAAGTGAATGCTAAAGATGATCCCCGACCTAAGAGACAAATAGGACTTGGATTGCAATTGTTTTATGGTGGTGGTGGACAGAATGGTCAAAATGGATTTGGTGGTGGACAAGGCGGTACTATCGGAGGCAACCAAGGTGGGTTTGGAGGTATTTCAAGTGGTTTTGGAAATCCACAAAATGGATATGGAAATGGTCAAGCAGGGCCTGGAAATGGACAGACTGGATTTGGCAATGGACAAGTTGGACTGGGAAATGGACAGGTCGGACTTGGAAATGGGCAAGTCGCAAATGGACAAGGTGGTTTCGGATCTGGACAAGCGGGGTTTGGCACTGCTCAATCGGGTTTTTCAACTGGACAAGCGGGGTTTGGACCTGGAAACAGTGGGTTCGGAAATGGACAAACGGGGTTTGGACCTGGACAAAGCGGGCTTGGGACTGGGCAAAACGGATTTGGAGCAGGGCAAAATGGTTTCAATAATGGAGGATTTGGTCAAGGAAATGGATTTCCTTGGGGACTCGGTGGACTTGGATTCGGTCGTTAA